The following proteins come from a genomic window of Denitromonas sp.:
- a CDS encoding sigma-70 family RNA polymerase sigma factor: protein MKPATDPLGERFVRLRQGLRAYLRRRLPDAAPVDDVLQDVFVKAVAARQTGRAIENLNGWLYAAARTAVADYFRARGDATEALDENLPMGSEADDVRLHTELSSCLRGFIDDLPAHYRDTLVATELEGRTLRALAEAQGVSVSAIKSRASRGKRLLRARVLACCHVEMQGGLVSDYHRRASPTGDGGCA, encoded by the coding sequence ATGAAGCCGGCGACCGATCCCCTGGGCGAGCGCTTCGTCCGGCTGCGGCAGGGCCTGCGCGCTTACCTGCGCAGGCGCCTGCCCGATGCCGCGCCGGTCGACGATGTGCTGCAGGACGTCTTCGTCAAGGCGGTCGCCGCGCGGCAGACGGGGCGCGCGATCGAGAACCTCAACGGCTGGCTCTACGCCGCGGCGCGCACCGCGGTGGCCGACTATTTCCGCGCTCGCGGTGACGCCACCGAGGCGCTCGACGAGAACCTGCCCATGGGCAGCGAGGCAGACGACGTGCGCCTGCACACCGAGCTGTCATCGTGCCTGCGCGGCTTCATCGATGACTTGCCGGCGCACTATCGCGACACCCTGGTGGCGACCGAGCTCGAAGGCCGCACGCTGCGCGCGCTGGCCGAGGCGCAGGGTGTGTCGGTGTCGGCGATCAAGAGCCGGGCGTCACGCGGCAAACGCCTGCTCAGGGCGCGGGTGCTCGCCTGTTGCCATGTCGAGATGCAGGGTGGGCTGGTGAGCGATTACCACCGCCGGGCGTCCCCGACGGGTGACGGGGGGTGTGCCTAG
- a CDS encoding ArsI/CadI family heavy metal resistance metalloenzyme produces MKRFHAHIAVDDLAASIAFYSKLFGQAPTKHKADYAKWMLDDPRVNFAISTRGQTPGLDHFGIQAEHAGELSALEAQARAASGDALLDPGEAACCYARSEKHWVLDPQGIAWEHFQTMADADVFGAGRSASAVDCCAPQDGAPSDAACCAPGASCG; encoded by the coding sequence ATGAAACGCTTCCATGCCCACATCGCCGTCGACGATCTCGCGGCGAGCATTGCCTTCTACAGCAAGCTGTTCGGCCAGGCGCCGACCAAGCACAAGGCGGACTACGCCAAGTGGATGCTCGACGATCCGCGCGTCAATTTCGCCATCTCAACGCGTGGCCAGACCCCCGGTCTCGACCACTTCGGCATCCAGGCCGAGCATGCCGGGGAACTGAGCGCGCTCGAGGCGCAGGCGCGCGCCGCTTCCGGCGATGCCCTGCTCGACCCGGGCGAGGCGGCCTGCTGCTACGCCAGGAGCGAGAAGCACTGGGTGCTCGACCCGCAGGGGATCGCCTGGGAGCACTTCCAGACCATGGCAGACGCCGACGTGTTTGGCGCCGGCCGCAGTGCCTCGGCCGTGGACTGTTGCGCGCCGCAGGACGGGGCACCGTCGGACGCCGCCTGCTGCGCCCCGGGCGCCAGCTGCGGGTGA